One genomic region from uncultured Subdoligranulum sp. encodes:
- a CDS encoding RsmE family RNA methyltransferase: protein MPHRYFTRELAGGQASLTGGDAHHLANVMRARIGEQVVLCGPDGLEYTGTVTSIVPGRVEFSVSEGAPSKAEPDLAVTLFVGYPKQGKLEEIIRHSVELGVQEIVPFFSRYCVAAPKKEDAKNERYNRIAFEAAKQAGRAKIPHVAMPLENFGAVCRALAAYDKTLFFYEGGGEPLRKLLTPGCARRLALITGSEGGFAAEEASAASAAGAIPVGLGPRILRCETAPLAALTAAMLLTGNLE from the coding sequence ATGCCGCACCGCTATTTTACCAGAGAACTGGCCGGCGGGCAAGCTTCCCTCACCGGCGGCGACGCCCACCACCTGGCCAACGTCATGCGGGCACGCATCGGCGAACAGGTGGTGCTGTGCGGGCCGGACGGACTGGAATATACCGGCACCGTCACCTCCATTGTGCCGGGCCGGGTGGAGTTTTCCGTCAGCGAAGGCGCCCCCAGCAAGGCGGAACCCGACCTGGCCGTGACACTGTTTGTGGGCTATCCCAAGCAGGGCAAGCTGGAGGAGATCATCCGCCACAGTGTGGAGCTGGGCGTGCAGGAAATTGTTCCCTTCTTCAGCCGCTACTGTGTGGCAGCCCCCAAGAAAGAAGACGCCAAGAACGAGCGGTACAACCGCATCGCCTTCGAAGCCGCCAAACAGGCGGGCCGGGCGAAGATTCCCCATGTGGCCATGCCGCTGGAGAATTTCGGCGCGGTCTGCCGGGCGCTGGCTGCCTACGACAAGACCCTCTTCTTTTATGAGGGCGGCGGCGAACCGCTGCGGAAACTGCTGACCCCCGGCTGTGCCCGGCGTCTGGCGCTGATCACCGGCAGCGAAGGCGGTTTTGCCGCCGAGGAAGCCTCTGCCGCCAGCGCCGCCGGGGCCATCCCGGTGGGACTGGGACCGCGCATCCTGCGCTGCGAGACTGCCCCGCTGGCCGCCCTGACCGCCGCCATGCTGCTCACCGGCAACCTGGAGTAA
- a CDS encoding MerR family transcriptional regulator, whose product MAYTVGQMAKRLGIAPSTLRYYDKEGLLPYVERTDGGIRMFQEKDYEWLSIIECLKQSGLSIKEIRRYIDLCREGDATIPERLQLFVNRRLAVQQQMAQLQKTLDLLDYKLWFYQTSEEAGTTSIHDGQTAEDIPEEYREAFRHAHGRGDN is encoded by the coding sequence ATGGCATACACGGTAGGACAGATGGCGAAGCGGCTGGGCATTGCGCCCTCCACGCTGCGCTATTACGACAAGGAAGGGCTGCTGCCCTATGTGGAGCGCACGGACGGCGGCATCCGGATGTTTCAGGAGAAGGACTACGAATGGCTGAGCATCATCGAGTGCCTCAAGCAGTCGGGCCTTTCCATCAAGGAGATCCGGCGGTACATTGATCTGTGCCGGGAAGGGGATGCCACCATCCCGGAACGGCTGCAGCTCTTTGTGAACCGGCGCCTGGCCGTGCAGCAGCAGATGGCCCAGCTGCAGAAGACGCTGGATCTTCTGGACTATAAACTCTGGTTCTACCAGACATCGGAGGAAGCCGGCACCACGTCCATCCACGACGGCCAGACGGCGGAGGATATCCCGGAAGAATACCGGGAAGCTTTCCGGCACGCCCATGGCCGCGGCGACAACTGA
- a CDS encoding sugar phosphate nucleotidyltransferase, whose protein sequence is MAKKPILVVMAAGMGSRYGGLKQIDPVGPSGEAILDYSLYDARRAGFETVVFIIKHEIEAAFKEAVGARAERAGLEVRYAYQQLDKLPEGFSVPEGRVKPWGTAHAILVAEEAIGDAPFAVINADDYYGPQGFRLIYDYLSTHADGDRYAWSMVGFLLGNTVSANGSVSRGVCVTDGKGDLVSVTERTCIEPYDGGIHYTEDGGATWTDLPADTVVSMNLWGFTPGYIAEAKAGFAAFLQENLPVNPLKCEYYLPSVVTAALQRKEADVHVLTSADKWYGITYREDKPDLVAALQKMSADGLYPTDKLF, encoded by the coding sequence ATGGCAAAAAAACCGATTCTGGTGGTGATGGCGGCCGGTATGGGCAGTCGGTACGGCGGTCTGAAGCAGATCGATCCGGTGGGGCCTTCCGGGGAGGCTATCCTCGACTACAGCCTGTACGACGCCCGCCGCGCCGGTTTTGAGACGGTGGTCTTTATTATCAAGCATGAAATTGAGGCAGCTTTCAAGGAGGCAGTGGGCGCCCGGGCGGAGCGCGCCGGGCTGGAGGTCCGCTATGCCTACCAGCAGCTGGACAAACTGCCCGAAGGTTTCTCGGTGCCGGAGGGCCGCGTCAAACCCTGGGGCACGGCTCATGCGATTCTGGTGGCGGAGGAAGCCATCGGCGACGCACCCTTCGCCGTCATCAATGCCGACGATTACTATGGCCCCCAGGGTTTCCGACTGATTTATGATTACCTCAGCACCCACGCCGATGGTGACCGGTATGCCTGGTCGATGGTGGGCTTTTTGCTGGGCAACACGGTCAGTGCCAACGGCAGCGTGAGCCGCGGCGTCTGCGTCACCGATGGGAAGGGCGACCTGGTCAGCGTGACCGAGCGCACCTGCATCGAACCCTATGACGGGGGCATCCATTATACCGAGGACGGCGGCGCCACCTGGACCGATCTGCCCGCCGACACGGTGGTCTCCATGAACCTGTGGGGCTTCACGCCGGGCTATATCGCCGAGGCAAAGGCCGGTTTTGCTGCCTTCCTGCAGGAAAATCTGCCGGTGAACCCGCTGAAGTGCGAATACTACCTGCCCTCCGTGGTGACGGCCGCGCTGCAGCGCAAGGAAGCGGATGTGCACGTGCTGACCAGCGCCGACAAGTGGTACGGCATCACCTACCGGGAGGATAAGCCGGATCTGGTGGCTGCCCTGCAGAAGATGAGCGCCGACGGCCTGTATCCCACCGACAAACTGTTCTGA
- the prmA gene encoding 50S ribosomal protein L11 methyltransferase: MEWTDISITVAKRDADTAEAIATMVANGGIYIEDYSDLEQQSWEIAHVDLIEQELLDKPRDIVIVHMYLAPDENPAEILPLFEERLKNSGIEYQLNTTGVEQEDWQNAWKKYYHPMDIGNRLAVVPGWEHYDTDRITITMDPGMAFGTGTHETTSLCLETLDAIVQGGERVLDIGTGSGILAIAALKLGAKEAEGVDIDPMCVRTAGENAQRNGVADRFTVLVGDLSDKASGQYNIITANIVASAILSLAPHVPSLMAPGARFIASGIIDERKQEVLDGLAAAGLNPVEVKEKRGWVCIICEKKEA, from the coding sequence ATGGAATGGACCGATATCAGCATTACCGTCGCCAAGCGCGACGCCGACACCGCCGAAGCCATCGCCACGATGGTAGCCAACGGCGGCATCTATATTGAAGATTACAGCGACCTGGAACAGCAGTCCTGGGAGATTGCCCATGTGGACCTGATCGAGCAGGAACTGCTGGACAAGCCCCGGGATATCGTCATCGTGCACATGTACCTGGCCCCCGATGAGAACCCCGCCGAGATCCTGCCGCTCTTCGAGGAGCGGCTGAAGAACAGCGGCATCGAATACCAGCTGAACACCACCGGCGTGGAGCAGGAAGACTGGCAGAACGCCTGGAAGAAATACTACCATCCCATGGACATCGGCAACCGTCTGGCCGTGGTACCGGGCTGGGAGCACTACGACACTGACCGCATCACCATCACGATGGACCCCGGCATGGCCTTCGGCACCGGCACCCATGAGACCACCAGCCTGTGCCTGGAAACGCTGGACGCCATCGTACAGGGCGGCGAACGGGTGCTGGACATCGGCACCGGGTCGGGCATTCTGGCCATTGCGGCACTGAAACTGGGCGCCAAAGAGGCGGAAGGCGTGGACATTGATCCCATGTGTGTGCGCACCGCCGGGGAAAACGCCCAGCGCAACGGCGTGGCTGACCGCTTCACCGTGCTGGTGGGTGATCTCTCCGACAAGGCCAGCGGCCAGTACAACATCATCACCGCCAACATTGTGGCGTCGGCCATCCTCTCCCTGGCGCCCCATGTACCGTCCCTGATGGCGCCGGGTGCCCGGTTCATCGCCAGCGGCATCATCGACGAGCGCAAGCAGGAAGTGCTGGACGGTCTGGCGGCCGCCGGGCTGAATCCTGTGGAAGTGAAGGAAAAGCGCGGCTGGGTCTGCATCATCTGCGAAAAGAAAGAGGCATAA
- the spoIIP gene encoding stage II sporulation protein P, protein MGLLRRCLAVLVCTAVLAGGTALTLAAAARLPGRTWLLRGAVLCQDPAAAVSLHWSAPMVTPQPTEEPSAAAAVTATPQPSPVPEQSAAAPEATPSPAPTATPLPSAAPEIENPGRIRAEQFGQGSGTGYITLGAGSIHNLTQYSDADLRSAVTTPSLPFDVEVNSDEPQVLILHTHATETYQTWPDLVYDPDFTARSQNNELNMCAVGERMAQVLNAAGINTLHDTTLHDSPSYTESYDRSYATTQAYLEKYPSIKVVLDVHRDAIEDADGTRVKPLCTVNGEDTAQVMIIAGCDNGSSIRLPNWRLNLRFAAAWEDAMESRTPGLTRPVMCAYRYYNQDLTTGSLLIEIGGHANTVAEAVRGGQYAAEALAVLLGGHVD, encoded by the coding sequence ATGGGTTTGCTGCGCCGCTGTCTGGCGGTTTTGGTCTGCACGGCGGTGCTGGCGGGCGGTACGGCGCTGACGCTGGCCGCGGCGGCCCGCCTGCCGGGGCGGACCTGGCTGCTGCGGGGAGCGGTCCTCTGCCAGGACCCGGCGGCCGCGGTCTCGCTGCACTGGTCAGCTCCCATGGTAACCCCGCAGCCCACCGAAGAACCGTCGGCCGCGGCGGCAGTCACAGCAACGCCGCAGCCCTCCCCGGTGCCGGAACAGTCCGCTGCAGCGCCGGAAGCGACGCCCTCTCCCGCACCCACGGCCACCCCGCTGCCCAGCGCCGCGCCGGAAATCGAAAACCCCGGGCGCATCCGCGCCGAACAGTTCGGCCAGGGCAGCGGCACCGGGTATATTACTCTGGGGGCGGGCAGCATCCACAACCTTACCCAGTACAGCGACGCCGACCTGCGGTCCGCCGTCACCACACCGTCGCTTCCCTTTGACGTGGAGGTGAACAGCGACGAACCCCAGGTGCTGATTCTCCACACCCACGCCACTGAGACCTACCAGACCTGGCCGGACCTGGTGTACGATCCCGACTTCACCGCCCGCTCCCAGAACAACGAACTCAACATGTGCGCCGTGGGGGAGAGGATGGCCCAGGTGCTCAACGCGGCGGGCATCAATACGCTGCACGATACAACCCTACACGATTCCCCCAGCTACACCGAGAGCTATGACCGCAGCTACGCCACCACCCAGGCATATCTGGAAAAATACCCTTCCATCAAGGTGGTGCTGGACGTTCACCGGGATGCCATCGAGGATGCCGACGGCACCCGGGTCAAACCGCTGTGCACGGTCAACGGTGAGGATACCGCCCAGGTCATGATCATTGCCGGGTGTGACAACGGTTCCAGCATCCGTCTGCCCAACTGGCGGCTCAACCTGCGCTTTGCGGCCGCCTGGGAGGACGCCATGGAAAGCCGTACCCCGGGGCTGACCCGCCCGGTCATGTGCGCCTACCGGTACTACAACCAGGACCTGACCACCGGCAGCCTGCTCATCGAGATCGGCGGCCACGCCAATACGGTGGCGGAGGCGGTGCGGGGCGGACAGTACGCGGCCGAGGCGCTGGCGGTGCTGCTGGGCGGCCATGTAGACTGA
- the spoVAE gene encoding stage V sporulation protein AE: MNYLWAFVIGGAICVIGQLLIDYTSLSPARILTGYVVAGVVLSAVGLYKPLVDLAGAGASVPLLGFGHLLAQGVRQAVDQCGLPGIFTGGLTAASGGIAASLLFALAAALVGKSRDQN; the protein is encoded by the coding sequence ATGAACTATCTGTGGGCGTTTGTGATCGGCGGCGCCATCTGCGTTATTGGCCAGCTGCTGATCGATTACACCAGCCTGTCACCGGCGCGCATCCTGACCGGCTATGTGGTGGCGGGGGTGGTGCTCAGCGCGGTGGGACTGTACAAGCCGCTGGTGGACCTGGCCGGTGCCGGGGCCAGCGTACCGCTGCTGGGGTTCGGCCATCTGCTGGCCCAGGGGGTCAGACAGGCGGTGGACCAGTGCGGCCTGCCCGGCATTTTTACCGGCGGGCTCACGGCGGCTTCGGGCGGCATTGCGGCCAGTTTGCTCTTTGCTTTGGCGGCAGCACTGGTGGGCAAAAGCCGGGACCAGAACTGA
- the rpsT gene encoding 30S ribosomal protein S20, translated as MPNIKSQKDRVVQAKKEAMHNKAIKSNLKTVIKKADAAIDSNAADKDAVMKAAVSAIDSAKSKGVIHKNTAARKVSRMAKRANKVAAQ; from the coding sequence ATGCCTAATATCAAATCTCAGAAGGACCGCGTTGTCCAGGCCAAGAAAGAGGCCATGCACAACAAGGCCATCAAGTCCAACCTGAAAACAGTGATCAAAAAGGCAGACGCTGCCATCGACAGCAATGCTGCTGACAAAGACGCCGTCATGAAAGCCGCCGTCTCTGCCATTGACTCTGCCAAGAGCAAGGGTGTCATCCATAAGAACACCGCTGCCCGCAAGGTCAGCCGCATGGCTAAGCGCGCCAACAAGGTTGCTGCTCAGTAA
- a CDS encoding putative PEP-binding protein produces the protein MYTFTGVSASAGIAIGPVEQIDHGTTGLHRIVCDPFRERALYDVAVVLAKDELRRLSQRAKGPDADILLFQIALLEDESFTNEIGDYIAAGAGGAAAVERAEQIFAGRLNNVDDEYIRERSVDVCDVCRRVVDILDGRPRRRLHLKRPSILVADRFFPSDLFSLDRRMILGLASNHDSSVSHAAIMARSLGIPAVIQLGDGVAALAAGHRAILDASDGDTGTLIIEPDGAHIAQADCKVAENRLHGRVPDAVAVLPCLTRDGTAFRLLTATNSTSDPGELLPQGAAGIGLLRTESVIMDDLSEDAQFTRIREKLQYSDGAMIAVRTCDTHADDDSPWTAEIAKRLQGHRLFWPQIRALLRAAPYGDLRVLFPMIAGVEDWDACLQEVETCRQELHKEGPDITMPPFGCIVDMPSAALLAGELIDHGAQMLAIDIEDLTRYTLGLLQDSAAAATKVDNPAVQRLVQEALQQAEARGVEVYLCGITIESIPRIPVYLHLGIRTFSVEPAAILPLKKLLMQEDLSGDPV, from the coding sequence ATGTATACATTTACCGGTGTATCCGCATCCGCGGGGATTGCGATCGGCCCGGTAGAGCAGATCGACCACGGCACCACCGGGCTGCACCGCATCGTGTGCGATCCCTTCCGGGAGCGCGCGCTGTACGATGTGGCCGTGGTGCTGGCCAAGGACGAACTGCGCCGCCTGAGCCAGCGTGCCAAAGGGCCGGACGCCGACATCCTGCTGTTTCAGATCGCCCTTCTGGAGGACGAGTCCTTCACCAACGAGATCGGTGATTACATAGCAGCCGGGGCCGGCGGCGCCGCGGCTGTGGAACGGGCCGAACAGATTTTTGCCGGACGGCTGAACAATGTGGACGATGAGTATATCCGGGAGCGCAGCGTGGACGTATGCGATGTATGCCGCCGCGTGGTGGATATTCTGGACGGGCGTCCCCGCCGCCGGCTGCACCTGAAACGCCCCAGTATCCTGGTGGCGGATCGCTTTTTCCCCAGCGATCTCTTCAGCCTGGACCGCCGGATGATCCTGGGCCTGGCCAGCAACCACGACAGTTCGGTCAGCCACGCCGCCATCATGGCGCGCAGCCTGGGCATTCCCGCCGTCATCCAGCTGGGGGACGGCGTGGCGGCCCTGGCCGCCGGGCACCGGGCCATTCTGGACGCCTCCGACGGAGACACCGGCACGCTGATCATCGAGCCGGACGGTGCCCATATCGCCCAAGCGGACTGCAAGGTGGCCGAAAACCGTCTGCACGGCCGTGTACCCGATGCGGTGGCGGTACTCCCCTGCCTGACCAGGGACGGCACCGCTTTCCGTCTGCTCACCGCCACCAACTCCACCTCTGACCCCGGCGAGCTGCTGCCCCAGGGCGCAGCCGGCATCGGTCTGCTGCGCACCGAGTCGGTGATCATGGACGACCTTTCGGAGGATGCCCAGTTTACAAGAATCCGGGAGAAGCTCCAGTATTCCGATGGCGCCATGATCGCCGTGCGAACCTGCGACACCCATGCCGACGATGATTCTCCCTGGACGGCGGAGATCGCCAAACGGCTGCAGGGTCACCGGCTCTTCTGGCCGCAGATCAGGGCACTGCTGCGGGCCGCGCCCTACGGCGATCTGCGGGTACTGTTCCCCATGATCGCCGGCGTGGAGGACTGGGATGCCTGCCTGCAGGAGGTGGAGACCTGCCGCCAGGAACTGCACAAGGAAGGTCCCGACATCACAATGCCGCCCTTCGGCTGCATTGTGGACATGCCGTCGGCGGCGCTGCTGGCCGGTGAACTCATCGATCACGGTGCCCAGATGCTGGCTATCGACATTGAGGACCTGACCCGCTACACCCTGGGCCTGCTCCAGGATTCCGCGGCGGCCGCCACCAAGGTGGACAATCCCGCCGTGCAGCGGCTGGTGCAGGAAGCGCTGCAGCAGGCCGAGGCCCGCGGCGTGGAAGTGTACCTGTGCGGCATCACCATCGAAAGCATTCCCCGCATCCCGGTGTACCTGCACCTGGGGATCCGGACCTTCAGTGTGGAGCCGGCGGCCATCCTGCCGCTGAAAAAACTGCTGATGCAGGAAGATCTCTCGGGGGACCCGGTATAA
- a CDS encoding GNAT family N-acetyltransferase: protein MQIRLLDCAGAQNIYETRMVQDFPAAELKPFSAVREMMQAGIYEPLVLEEEDGRLLAYAWQVLLPGRRSALLDYFAVRSDLRGGGIGTRALHALADHYRDRLDDLILECEHPDEAPDRAVAKRRIAFYLRAGACATRIESRVFGVRYNILTLPCGGHETDAVVSRELKDLYRMMVPEPYYRGNVIFYDP, encoded by the coding sequence ATGCAAATTCGTTTGCTGGACTGCGCTGGGGCGCAGAATATCTACGAGACCCGGATGGTGCAGGATTTTCCCGCCGCGGAGCTCAAACCCTTTTCCGCCGTGCGGGAGATGATGCAGGCGGGCATCTATGAGCCGCTGGTCCTGGAGGAAGAAGACGGCCGTCTGCTGGCCTATGCCTGGCAGGTGCTGCTGCCGGGACGGCGCAGCGCGCTGCTGGACTATTTTGCCGTGCGCAGCGACCTGCGGGGCGGCGGCATCGGTACCCGGGCGCTCCACGCGCTGGCGGACCACTACCGGGACCGGCTGGACGATCTGATTCTCGAATGCGAGCATCCCGATGAAGCGCCCGACCGGGCGGTGGCAAAGCGACGCATTGCCTTTTATCTGCGGGCGGGTGCCTGTGCCACCCGCATCGAGAGCCGGGTGTTCGGGGTGCGCTACAACATCCTGACGCTGCCCTGCGGCGGCCATGAAACCGATGCCGTGGTGAGCCGGGAACTCAAGGATCTCTACCGCATGATGGTCCCCGAACCCTATTATCGCGGCAACGTGATATTTTACGACCCCTGA
- a CDS encoding SpoVA/SpoVAEb family sporulation membrane protein, whose amino-acid sequence MKLNPKEYARMVSRATPHSPVVRDCLWAFFVGGSICLLGEVLRQVFLIWYDASLAGTLTSIALIFLSAVCTALGWYQKLATRAGAGTLVPITGFANSVVSPAIEFKAEGWVTGVGAKIFGIAGPVIAYGTAASAVWGLLYWLLGKVG is encoded by the coding sequence ATGAAACTGAATCCGAAAGAATATGCCCGCATGGTATCCCGAGCAACGCCGCATTCGCCGGTGGTCCGGGACTGCCTGTGGGCATTTTTTGTGGGCGGCAGTATCTGCCTGCTGGGAGAAGTGCTACGCCAGGTCTTTCTTATCTGGTATGACGCTTCGCTGGCCGGCACGCTGACGAGCATCGCGCTGATTTTTCTGTCGGCCGTCTGTACAGCGCTGGGGTGGTACCAGAAATTGGCCACCCGGGCCGGAGCCGGTACGCTGGTGCCCATCACAGGGTTTGCCAATTCAGTGGTGAGCCCGGCCATCGAGTTCAAGGCGGAGGGCTGGGTCACCGGTGTGGGCGCCAAGATTTTCGGCATAGCAGGGCCGGTCATTGCCTACGGCACCGCCGCTTCGGCGGTGTGGGGGCTGCTCTACTGGCTGCTGGGAAAGGTGGGGTGA
- a CDS encoding stage V sporulation protein AD → MAIRRKDTVLFEKPPVIAAWAAAGGKKESEGPLAAGFDFLTEDASFPDEACANWEQAESYLQQKAAELCLRKAGISRKEVDLALAGDLQAQCTASNYTMRALGIPFAGVYGACSTMAETLCLAASLAATGIAHQVLALTSSHFCAAERQFRTPLDYGAKRTTTAQWTATAAGACLLRSPGQPGARVLSVTFGRVQDYAVHDINNMGAAMMPAAASTLLRYFAATGTQPSDFDAIFTGDLGEVGSGLLREQMEREGVPLPNHRDCGCLLYDVAAQNVQAGGSGAGCSAAVLCAHILPHLQNGRYHRVLFVATGALMSQTTFLQGESIPGIAHCVELAGEGTE, encoded by the coding sequence ATGGCCATTCGCAGAAAGGACACGGTTCTGTTTGAAAAACCGCCGGTCATTGCAGCCTGGGCCGCAGCGGGGGGCAAGAAGGAGAGCGAGGGGCCGCTGGCGGCGGGCTTTGACTTCCTGACCGAGGATGCCTCCTTCCCGGACGAAGCCTGCGCCAATTGGGAGCAGGCGGAAAGCTACCTGCAGCAGAAAGCGGCGGAACTCTGTCTGCGCAAGGCGGGCATCAGCCGCAAGGAGGTGGACCTGGCGCTGGCGGGGGACCTGCAGGCCCAGTGCACGGCCAGCAACTACACCATGCGCGCCCTGGGAATCCCCTTTGCCGGGGTGTACGGGGCCTGTTCCACCATGGCGGAAACGCTGTGCCTGGCGGCGTCACTGGCGGCCACCGGCATAGCGCATCAGGTTCTGGCGCTGACAAGCAGCCATTTCTGTGCGGCGGAACGGCAGTTCCGTACTCCGCTGGACTATGGCGCCAAGCGCACCACCACCGCCCAGTGGACCGCCACCGCGGCGGGGGCCTGTCTGCTACGCAGTCCGGGCCAGCCCGGGGCGCGGGTGCTGTCGGTGACTTTTGGCAGGGTGCAGGACTATGCGGTGCACGACATCAACAATATGGGCGCGGCCATGATGCCGGCGGCGGCTTCCACGCTGCTGCGGTATTTTGCGGCCACCGGCACGCAGCCTTCGGACTTCGATGCCATTTTTACAGGCGATCTGGGGGAAGTGGGCAGCGGGCTGCTGCGGGAGCAGATGGAGCGGGAGGGTGTGCCGCTGCCCAACCACCGGGACTGCGGCTGCCTGTTGTACGATGTGGCTGCCCAGAACGTCCAGGCGGGCGGCAGCGGGGCCGGGTGCAGCGCGGCGGTACTCTGTGCCCATATCCTGCCGCATCTGCAAAACGGGCGTTACCACCGGGTGCTGTTTGTGGCCACCGGTGCGCTGATGAGCCAGACCACCTTTTTGCAGGGGGAGAGCATCCCCGGCATTGCCCATTGCGTGGAACTGGCAGGGGAGGGAACCGAATGA
- a CDS encoding patatin-like phospholipase family protein: MPNTAPVRALVLAGGGAKGSYQIGVWRALQELDWHPAIITGASVGTLNGCMFTLGKAREAEALWRSLEIHDVLDVPATRNPEELNAFFQDVIRSGGLNVEPLAERLDALIDEPAVRRAPIHFGLVMTEMSTMRSLQCPIEAIPQGRLKDYMLASSACFPALRPREIDGVKYIDGGWRDNMPLQLAAEMGATELLGVDIDGIGIVRQNHTGLPTRIVRSHWNLGPTLDFDPSRAARNIALGYWDTLRLFGRIGGTAYAIQPDPDGFLERFAISYQQQLADACARAPGLERAEKTARQRAGYPAPYGPNPGAPTRGALAPLELACERLHVPEDLPYTPKMLAAAFMGSFDKDPADRFPALLDGKEGSLVAERTLATAMPEEFVTALVSQALTRTSLL; this comes from the coding sequence TTGCCAAATACCGCACCCGTACGCGCGCTGGTACTGGCCGGCGGCGGCGCCAAGGGAAGCTACCAGATCGGTGTCTGGCGCGCTCTGCAGGAGTTGGACTGGCATCCTGCCATCATCACAGGCGCCAGCGTGGGCACGCTGAACGGCTGTATGTTCACCCTGGGCAAGGCCCGGGAGGCCGAGGCCCTGTGGCGTTCCCTGGAAATTCACGATGTGCTGGATGTGCCCGCCACCCGCAACCCGGAGGAACTGAACGCTTTCTTCCAGGATGTGATCCGCAGCGGCGGTCTGAACGTGGAACCGCTGGCCGAACGTCTTGACGCCCTGATCGATGAGCCGGCGGTACGCCGCGCCCCCATCCACTTTGGCCTGGTGATGACCGAGATGTCCACCATGCGCAGCCTGCAATGCCCCATAGAAGCCATTCCCCAGGGGCGGCTGAAGGATTACATGCTGGCCTCCAGCGCCTGCTTTCCCGCCCTGCGCCCCCGGGAGATCGACGGGGTGAAATACATCGACGGCGGCTGGCGTGACAACATGCCGCTGCAGCTGGCCGCCGAGATGGGAGCCACCGAACTGCTGGGCGTGGACATCGACGGCATCGGTATCGTGCGGCAGAACCACACCGGGCTGCCCACCCGCATCGTGCGCAGCCACTGGAACCTGGGCCCCACCCTGGACTTTGATCCTTCCCGGGCGGCACGCAACATCGCCCTGGGCTACTGGGACACCCTGCGGCTGTTCGGGCGCATCGGCGGCACAGCCTATGCCATCCAGCCGGACCCGGACGGATTCCTGGAACGCTTTGCCATAAGCTATCAGCAGCAGCTGGCGGACGCCTGCGCCCGTGCCCCCGGTCTGGAAAGGGCAGAAAAAACCGCCCGCCAGCGTGCCGGGTATCCGGCGCCCTACGGGCCCAATCCCGGCGCTCCCACGCGGGGCGCCCTGGCCCCGCTGGAACTGGCCTGCGAACGCCTGCATGTGCCGGAAGATCTGCCCTACACCCCAAAAATGCTGGCGGCTGCTTTCATGGGCAGCTTCGACAAGGATCCCGCCGACCGGTTTCCCGCCCTGCTGGACGGCAAGGAGGGCAGTCTGGTGGCCGAGCGCACCCTGGCCACCGCCATGCCGGAAGAATTCGTCACCGCTCTGGTCAGCCAGGCATTGACCCGGACATCCCTGCTGTAA